The Peribacillus sp. FSL P2-0133 genome has a segment encoding these proteins:
- a CDS encoding DUF6366 family protein, translated as MSEDKETPERRREKLRQKELKRNPSSSIHGGGLADLVGSLGWKGTGILILVIIIGFIFVSLFLK; from the coding sequence ATGAGTGAAGATAAAGAAACTCCTGAAAGAAGAAGAGAAAAATTAAGACAAAAAGAATTAAAAAGAAATCCTTCTAGCAGTATTCACGGTGGAGGTCTTGCTGATTTAGTTGGTAGCTTAGGTTGGAAAGGTACGGGAATTCTTATTCTTGTAATCATAATTGGCTTTATTTTTGTATCACTCTTCTTAAAGTAA
- a CDS encoding DUF2071 domain-containing protein translates to MNLLDDNAHRPWPIPSKKWIMRQPWRNLLFTHWPIPAETLRPHIPLHLEIDTFDGYAWLGVILFVMEGIYPRGLSSVSLTPKFSEINVRTYVQCDGKPGIFFMSLDVEDWASYIIAKKWFRLPYHSAQISLEKKGQTFHCQSIRNGKTNTPIRFNAKYAPIPEVYFPKKGTLDHWLTERYCLYSTDNGVNIYCGEIHHRPWPLQKVEAEICTNTLFTPFNFDLTEVNPLFHFSKGVDTLIWNIKKTRF, encoded by the coding sequence ATGAACCTACTAGATGATAACGCTCACCGTCCTTGGCCAATACCTTCAAAAAAATGGATTATGCGACAACCTTGGAGAAATCTCTTGTTTACCCATTGGCCTATTCCAGCTGAAACACTAAGACCGCATATTCCTCTTCATTTAGAAATTGACACCTTTGATGGATATGCCTGGTTGGGAGTTATTCTCTTCGTTATGGAGGGAATTTATCCTCGTGGATTGTCATCTGTATCACTAACCCCTAAATTTTCAGAAATCAATGTAAGGACATATGTTCAATGTGATGGTAAACCCGGTATCTTTTTCATGTCTCTTGACGTTGAGGACTGGGCCTCCTATATAATAGCCAAGAAATGGTTTCGTTTGCCCTATCATTCTGCACAAATTTCTTTAGAAAAAAAAGGACAAACCTTTCATTGTCAAAGTATCCGTAATGGAAAAACAAATACTCCAATTAGATTTAATGCAAAGTACGCTCCAATACCAGAAGTTTATTTTCCTAAAAAAGGAACTTTAGATCATTGGCTCACAGAGAGATATTGCTTGTATAGTACGGATAATGGAGTCAATATCTATTGCGGAGAAATACACCATCGTCCTTGGCCGCTACAAAAAGTAGAGGCAGAGATATGTACGAATACACTTTTTACTCCCTTTAATTTTGACCTTACTGAAGTCAATCCGCTTTTTCATTTCTCTAAAGGTGTTGATACACTTATATGGAATATTAAGAAAACACGGTTCTAG
- a CDS encoding FMN-binding glutamate synthase family protein, whose amino-acid sequence MSNILSYLSFVMVAIIFVLFLFMLVGWRWIMKRIVKKMGKIILTDSYQENIMELMPGLRHMGVQNMLENSLRAETGDVLHRPLGSSKKWPHLDPITFIPAQTTPFPIDGEEDVDVKVTIGPKAKKPMKIKIPLMITGMAYGIALSEQTRLSLAEAAKNVGTAINSGEGGVIPEELDKAGKYILQFSKTEWSKEEDLIKRADMIEIKFGQGALAGMGGKISPTNLTGRAREVMGLKENEDGVIFEHFFKNQTLKDIKKLVNELRSITGGVPIGVKMGAGGKIEEDIDHLIELGVDFITIDGGQAATHGAPPILSDDMGIPTLHAVVRAVNHLEKRKMKGQISLIVSGGLLVPGHFLKVLALGADAVYVGSAILFAVSHSQALNALPFEPPTQVVWNQGKFKDQFKIEDGVKAAEKFFTASIEEMKMALRAMGKHSLKELSKKDLVSYDELTAKMIGIPFSFEPWEDIQKEK is encoded by the coding sequence ATGTCGAACATTCTATCCTATTTATCTTTTGTGATGGTTGCAATAATATTTGTCCTATTTTTATTCATGCTTGTTGGTTGGCGTTGGATTATGAAACGTATAGTTAAGAAAATGGGAAAAATCATTTTAACCGACAGCTATCAAGAAAATATTATGGAGTTAATGCCAGGACTAAGGCATATGGGCGTTCAAAATATGCTTGAAAATAGCTTGCGTGCAGAAACAGGCGACGTCCTGCATCGACCACTTGGCTCTTCAAAAAAATGGCCGCATTTGGATCCAATTACCTTTATCCCTGCACAAACGACACCATTTCCTATTGATGGTGAAGAAGACGTTGATGTTAAGGTAACCATTGGACCAAAAGCAAAAAAACCAATGAAAATAAAAATTCCTCTTATGATTACAGGGATGGCCTATGGTATCGCACTTAGTGAACAAACAAGGCTTTCTTTGGCGGAAGCAGCAAAAAATGTAGGAACCGCGATTAATTCCGGAGAAGGCGGAGTAATACCTGAAGAATTAGATAAAGCAGGAAAATATATTTTACAGTTTTCAAAAACAGAATGGTCAAAGGAAGAAGATCTTATTAAGCGTGCCGACATGATTGAAATTAAGTTCGGACAAGGCGCACTAGCTGGGATGGGGGGGAAAATTTCACCCACAAATTTAACAGGTCGGGCTCGTGAAGTGATGGGGCTTAAAGAAAATGAGGATGGAGTCATTTTTGAACATTTTTTTAAAAATCAAACATTGAAAGATATTAAAAAACTTGTTAATGAACTTCGGAGCATAACTGGTGGTGTTCCCATTGGTGTAAAAATGGGGGCAGGTGGAAAAATCGAAGAAGATATAGATCATTTAATTGAACTCGGTGTTGATTTCATTACGATTGACGGCGGCCAAGCAGCCACACACGGTGCCCCCCCCATTTTATCCGATGACATGGGAATACCAACATTGCATGCAGTTGTCCGGGCTGTTAATCATTTAGAAAAGAGAAAAATGAAGGGGCAAATTAGTTTAATTGTTTCAGGAGGGCTATTAGTACCTGGGCACTTTTTAAAAGTACTTGCACTCGGTGCTGATGCTGTTTATGTAGGATCTGCCATATTATTTGCTGTCTCACATAGTCAAGCATTGAATGCTCTTCCCTTTGAACCACCTACACAAGTTGTTTGGAATCAAGGTAAATTCAAGGATCAATTTAAGATAGAAGATGGAGTAAAAGCAGCAGAGAAATTCTTTACAGCAAGTATAGAAGAAATGAAAATGGCATTAAGAGCGATGGGGAAACATTCCTTAAAGGAGTTGTCAAAAAAAGATTTAGTTTCCTATGATGAATTGACTGCTAAAATGATTGGAATTCCCTTTTCGTTTGAACCTTGGGAAGACATACAAAAAGAGAAATAA
- a CDS encoding DUF3888 domain-containing protein, which translates to MKKSLVILIACLTLFSYSPVQAETVTKNDIQLRDDLIFIMLYPSIQQELKKQYGEIKQNYCGEITQIKKLPIGTYLFNVTVQVTTFEGAHGPPNDLVTITFSNEKSIEWQAIDFKRKRLKPNEITECRHPL; encoded by the coding sequence ATGAAAAAAAGCCTTGTAATATTGATTGCCTGCCTAACTCTTTTCTCTTATTCTCCTGTTCAAGCCGAAACCGTAACTAAAAATGATATACAGTTGCGTGATGACTTGATTTTCATTATGCTTTATCCCTCAATTCAACAAGAATTGAAGAAGCAATATGGCGAAATTAAACAAAATTATTGTGGTGAAATAACCCAAATTAAGAAGCTGCCAATAGGCACTTACTTATTTAATGTCACCGTGCAGGTAACAACATTTGAAGGTGCTCACGGTCCTCCCAATGATTTAGTGACGATTACTTTTAGTAATGAAAAATCCATAGAGTGGCAGGCTATTGATTTCAAAAGAAAAAGGTTAAAGCCGAACGAAATAACTGAATGCAGACATCCTTTGTAA
- a CDS encoding cell wall hydrolase: MARASYRSSDVDLMARMMRAEAEGEGQQGMLYVGNVIVNRLVANCLDFKGLRTIPQVIYQVQGGNYSFEAVQKGNVFYQRARGIERRLAEQNLKHWRQHPARYALWYFNPYAPCPPTWYDQPHTGQFKDHCFYEPKPGTCDSVYRG, translated from the coding sequence ATGGCAAGAGCGAGTTACCGAAGTTCAGACGTTGACTTAATGGCAAGGATGATGAGAGCTGAAGCCGAAGGTGAAGGACAACAAGGAATGTTATATGTTGGAAATGTAATTGTGAATCGTCTTGTAGCTAATTGTTTAGACTTTAAAGGTTTAAGAACAATTCCACAAGTCATTTATCAAGTACAAGGAGGAAATTATTCTTTTGAAGCTGTTCAAAAAGGGAATGTATTTTATCAAAGAGCGAGAGGTATTGAAAGAAGATTAGCAGAACAGAATTTGAAGCACTGGAGACAGCATCCGGCTAGATATGCTCTTTGGTATTTTAATCCATATGCTCCATGCCCTCCAACATGGTATGATCAACCTCATACTGGTCAATTTAAAGACCATTGTTTTTATGAACCAAAACCTGGAACATGTGATAGTGTTTATAGAGGTTAA
- a CDS encoding ethanolamine ammonia-lyase subunit EutB produces MKLSTQYFGEIHQFKSLKEVMAKANEEKSGDRLAGIAADSVQERIAAKAVLSELTLADIRNYPLLSPEEDEVSRIIDGLINGTIYQSVKNWSVAELREYILSDETTGEDLKRLSRGLNSEMIAAAAKLMSNLDLIHAANKIEVLTKNNSTIGYKGTLASRLQPNHPTDNVDGMLASLKEGLSYGVGDALIGINPVDDSVESVKRLLHATQDVIQKWNIPTQNCVLAHVTTQIKAVQQGAPADMIFQSIAGTETANRSFGINVQLLEEANEVAKAYGTGTGPQHLYFETGQGSELSAEAHFGIDQVTLEARNYGFARYFDPYIVNTVVGFIGPEYLYNSKQVIRAGLEDHFMGKMHGLPMGVDICYTNHMKADQNDIEDLGVLLTAAGVNFIIATPMGDDCMLNYQSLSYHDIATLRQTMDKRPAPLYEAWLEKMGIMENGKLTKRAGDPTIFNH; encoded by the coding sequence ATGAAATTATCCACTCAATACTTTGGGGAAATCCATCAATTCAAATCGTTGAAAGAAGTCATGGCCAAAGCGAATGAAGAGAAATCAGGAGATAGGCTTGCGGGAATTGCAGCAGATTCGGTCCAAGAACGGATTGCGGCGAAAGCGGTGCTTAGCGAATTGACCTTGGCGGACATCAGGAACTATCCCCTGCTCTCCCCGGAAGAGGATGAGGTGTCGCGGATTATAGATGGTCTCATCAATGGAACCATCTATCAATCCGTGAAGAACTGGAGCGTTGCCGAGCTGCGTGAATATATTTTGAGTGACGAAACGACCGGCGAGGATTTAAAGCGATTAAGCAGGGGATTGAATAGTGAAATGATTGCTGCGGCAGCCAAATTAATGTCGAACCTCGACCTTATCCATGCAGCCAATAAAATTGAAGTGCTCACCAAGAATAATAGCACAATCGGATACAAAGGAACGCTTGCTTCGCGCCTTCAGCCTAACCACCCTACCGACAATGTCGATGGCATGCTGGCTTCTTTAAAAGAAGGCCTCTCCTATGGAGTTGGGGATGCACTCATTGGAATCAACCCTGTCGATGATTCGGTCGAAAGCGTAAAGCGGCTGCTTCATGCGACACAGGATGTCATCCAGAAGTGGAACATCCCGACCCAAAATTGTGTGCTTGCGCACGTGACCACGCAAATTAAGGCCGTACAGCAGGGTGCGCCTGCCGATATGATTTTTCAAAGCATCGCCGGAACGGAAACGGCCAATCGCTCTTTTGGAATCAACGTACAATTGCTCGAAGAAGCTAATGAGGTCGCGAAGGCCTATGGGACCGGCACAGGCCCGCAGCATCTTTATTTTGAAACGGGGCAAGGCTCCGAGTTATCGGCTGAAGCGCATTTCGGAATCGATCAGGTGACGCTTGAAGCCAGGAACTATGGATTTGCCCGGTATTTTGATCCGTACATTGTCAATACGGTCGTCGGATTCATCGGACCTGAATATCTATATAACAGCAAGCAGGTCATCCGCGCCGGGTTAGAAGATCATTTCATGGGAAAAATGCATGGACTGCCGATGGGTGTGGATATTTGCTATACGAATCATATGAAGGCGGATCAAAATGATATCGAGGACTTGGGTGTACTTTTAACGGCGGCTGGCGTGAATTTCATCATCGCAACTCCGATGGGGGATGACTGCATGCTAAACTATCAGTCTTTGAGTTATCACGATATAGCGACTTTAAGGCAAACGATGGATAAGCGGCCTGCCCCATTATATGAAGCCTGGCTGGAGAAGATGGGGATTATGGAGAATGGAAAATTAACGAAGCGTGCCGGTGATCCAACTATATTTAACCATTAG
- a CDS encoding ethanolamine ammonia-lyase reactivating factor EutA, whose product MNEQVERIISAGIDIGTSTTKLVISELSLRNVAGGGQVPKIEITEKKILYRSPIFRTPLLSDTVIDIPAVQRMVESEYHQAGITIDNIQTGAVIITGETATKQNAEEMVYRLSKAAGEFLVAAAGPDLEGIIAAKGSGAHQHSIKTRKTVANIDIGGGTANIAVYRSGMLCGTCTLHIGGRLVEWEGAKVKVAPSIGKWLKSKGHSPMNGDGAIITNEMAKVLSRFLAGSFTKEDELLLVGKEPSWEGRIDVLMFSGGVSDCIYHQEREDKSFRDIGMMLAASIKENEELAAWEWEQPVETVRATVLGAGAHTTEISGATIEVNDSHLPVRNIPVYRVDFQDVIDDVTARMAHAVQDAITIYDALQEGLNFAFYLTNLPYQSFRDIHQLAVAFTEALMQKPNRQQPLIIVMDSDYGKALGQTILANQPDLPVICIDQTEVEHGDYLDIGRLLRTGVVPVVVKTLTFHS is encoded by the coding sequence ATGAATGAACAGGTGGAACGAATCATCAGTGCAGGAATTGATATTGGCACCAGTACGACGAAACTTGTCATCAGCGAGCTTTCGCTTAGGAATGTGGCGGGTGGCGGACAGGTGCCAAAAATTGAAATTACCGAAAAGAAAATTCTGTATCGAAGTCCCATTTTCAGGACCCCGCTTTTATCCGATACGGTTATTGATATACCTGCTGTTCAAAGAATGGTGGAAAGTGAATACCATCAAGCCGGGATCACGATCGATAACATACAAACAGGGGCTGTCATCATTACCGGAGAAACGGCAACGAAACAAAATGCAGAAGAAATGGTTTACCGGTTATCTAAAGCGGCGGGGGAATTCCTTGTAGCGGCAGCCGGTCCGGACTTGGAGGGAATCATTGCCGCCAAGGGATCGGGTGCCCATCAACATTCCATAAAGACAAGAAAGACTGTAGCGAACATAGACATTGGCGGGGGAACGGCGAATATTGCCGTATACCGTTCCGGCATGCTTTGCGGAACTTGCACACTGCATATAGGAGGCCGTTTGGTGGAGTGGGAGGGAGCGAAGGTGAAGGTTGCTCCTTCAATAGGGAAATGGCTGAAATCAAAGGGGCACTCTCCTATGAATGGTGATGGGGCAATCATTACAAATGAAATGGCGAAGGTGCTTTCGAGGTTTTTGGCTGGTTCATTCACAAAAGAAGATGAACTCCTTTTAGTGGGGAAGGAGCCATCATGGGAAGGACGAATCGATGTGTTGATGTTCTCGGGAGGTGTCAGTGATTGCATCTATCATCAAGAACGGGAGGACAAAAGCTTCCGGGATATCGGCATGATGCTTGCCGCCTCTATTAAGGAAAATGAAGAATTGGCTGCATGGGAGTGGGAACAGCCCGTTGAAACGGTTCGGGCGACTGTCCTTGGAGCAGGCGCACATACGACTGAAATAAGCGGTGCGACCATTGAGGTGAATGATTCTCATCTGCCCGTTCGCAATATCCCGGTCTATCGGGTCGATTTTCAAGACGTGATTGATGATGTAACCGCGAGAATGGCACATGCTGTTCAGGATGCGATCACGATATACGACGCCTTGCAGGAGGGCCTGAATTTTGCCTTTTATTTAACGAATTTACCTTATCAATCATTTCGGGACATTCACCAGCTCGCAGTCGCTTTTACCGAGGCTTTGATGCAAAAACCGAATCGGCAGCAGCCTCTGATCATTGTCATGGATAGTGATTATGGGAAGGCACTTGGTCAAACCATTCTAGCGAACCAACCGGATCTGCCGGTCATCTGCATTGATCAGACAGAAGTGGAACATGGTGATTATTTAGATATAGGAAGGCTGCTGCGGACAGGGGTCGTTCCGGTTGTAGTAAAAACGCTAACCTTTCACAGTTAG
- the eutH gene encoding ethanolamine utilization protein EutH, with product MEMVGKFVIYIIMVCAVVGAIASIKDSEQGLGKQFMEGLHTVGHIFIPAAGIMASIPYLSWFIDKVCGPIFAAIGADPALAATTILATDMGGYQLAAELQQSYEGWIMAMIVGFMSGATIVFSIPMGLAMLEKRDHKYMALGVMSGILTIPIGAFISSVLVVATNSKIREVISTNADSTYEFALSYLKIALNLSPLLIFVVLLALGLYFLPDLMIKGFMWFGKILDAAIKLVLVFSIVEIFTGLFSNVLGAWGFHPIMADKADQFRALETAGYIGIMLAGAFPMIYLIQKYAGKPLEAMGGKIGLSKAGSAGILATVANILAMFKLVKDMPPKDKVINISFAVCAAFLLGDHLSFTANFQPSLILPIIVGKLSAGAIGIGLAYWLSVPKALELEEKDREAGVIGVNEYKTKNEEENSNEIQVV from the coding sequence ATGGAGATGGTTGGTAAGTTCGTTATTTATATCATTATGGTGTGTGCCGTTGTCGGTGCTATTGCATCGATTAAAGACAGTGAGCAAGGCTTGGGCAAACAGTTCATGGAAGGTTTGCATACCGTTGGCCATATATTTATCCCGGCAGCTGGAATCATGGCCTCGATCCCTTATTTATCATGGTTCATCGATAAAGTATGCGGCCCGATTTTCGCTGCGATCGGTGCAGATCCCGCCCTCGCCGCAACAACGATTTTGGCAACGGATATGGGGGGTTACCAATTAGCGGCCGAGCTGCAGCAATCATATGAAGGCTGGATCATGGCGATGATTGTCGGATTCATGTCAGGGGCAACGATTGTATTCTCGATTCCAATGGGACTTGCGATGCTGGAGAAGCGTGATCATAAATACATGGCACTTGGTGTCATGTCAGGAATCCTGACGATTCCGATTGGCGCTTTTATATCAAGCGTGCTGGTGGTGGCAACGAATTCGAAAATCCGAGAAGTGATTTCCACGAATGCGGATTCTACATATGAATTCGCGTTGAGCTATTTGAAAATTGCCCTGAATCTTTCCCCTCTTCTTATTTTTGTGGTCTTGCTCGCGCTAGGTCTTTATTTCCTGCCGGATTTGATGATCAAAGGTTTCATGTGGTTTGGAAAAATATTGGATGCCGCTATCAAACTTGTACTCGTGTTTTCAATCGTGGAAATTTTCACCGGACTGTTTTCCAATGTACTTGGTGCTTGGGGTTTCCATCCGATCATGGCCGATAAGGCAGACCAGTTCCGTGCTCTGGAAACGGCGGGGTATATCGGGATAATGCTGGCAGGTGCTTTTCCAATGATTTACCTGATTCAAAAATACGCAGGCAAACCGCTTGAAGCGATGGGCGGCAAAATCGGGCTGAGCAAAGCGGGGAGTGCAGGGATATTAGCCACGGTAGCCAATATATTAGCGATGTTCAAACTTGTTAAAGATATGCCGCCGAAGGATAAGGTCATAAACATTTCCTTCGCCGTGTGTGCGGCCTTCCTATTAGGGGATCATTTATCATTCACAGCCAACTTTCAGCCCTCCTTGATATTGCCGATCATTGTCGGAAAGCTATCTGCCGGAGCGATTGGAATCGGTCTTGCTTACTGGCTGTCCGTACCGAAAGCTTTGGAATTGGAGGAAAAGGATCGTGAAGCAGGAGTTATCGGTGTAAATGAATATAAAACGAAAAACGAGGAAGAAAACAGCAATGAAATCCAAGTGGTGTAA
- a CDS encoding response regulator produces MVKRILVVEDESIVLLDITIMLKDAGFDVVGHARNGEKAIELAHELQPDLVLMDIKMPKMNGLKASDVISNTFQIPVLLLTAFSQREYIDEAKRANIVGYLVKPITEANLIPAVEIALLQAANTKKHQERNAQLDETLTNRKVIEKAKGIIMKRKNVTEETAYIKLRRLSMDKQLSMETVARRIIANDQKQVNR; encoded by the coding sequence GTGGTCAAGAGGATTTTGGTCGTGGAGGATGAATCGATTGTTCTGCTTGATATAACGATCATGCTCAAGGATGCAGGCTTCGACGTGGTAGGACATGCCCGTAACGGCGAGAAGGCGATTGAATTGGCACATGAACTACAGCCGGATCTCGTTTTGATGGATATCAAAATGCCAAAAATGAATGGGCTTAAGGCTAGTGATGTGATATCCAATACCTTTCAGATTCCGGTCCTGCTTTTAACTGCATTCAGCCAGCGTGAATACATTGACGAGGCGAAGCGCGCGAATATCGTCGGATATCTTGTAAAGCCAATTACGGAGGCGAATTTGATTCCGGCGGTGGAGATAGCTTTGCTGCAAGCAGCCAATACAAAGAAGCATCAGGAACGAAATGCTCAATTGGATGAAACGCTCACAAATCGTAAAGTCATTGAAAAGGCAAAAGGAATTATCATGAAAAGGAAGAATGTAACGGAAGAAACCGCTTACATTAAGCTGAGAAGGCTAAGTATGGATAAGCAGCTTTCCATGGAGACGGTGGCACGTCGAATCATTGCAAATGATCAAAAACAAGTAAATAGATGA
- a CDS encoding sensor histidine kinase produces MERTMTVRELCEMHTHLLDKDIQILENLSTNLSLIANLNKANVFIDCPVLEGKHAIVVAEACGHSVKSVYDHPVVGKFAYEAFEPAVFYVLRTGKDMFVNRALTQEGAMVQQSVVPIKGECNRVIAVLIMEKVIHEEPETSKQFDRQDQQNSLVPEFIEESIFLINNQNRLVYTNPAAINLVSDICMTDCVLGESIFDYFPGFADVLASKEDILMKEMNIGKKIFQIKKFHLGNKNSDETFIIIRDLTELRDKERELISKSVAIREIHHRVKNNLQTVASLLRLQMRIGAPEESKPHLLVSLNRVLSISSVYEIILASSQVDHVDLLELIRKIGDMIVHTEGHARQSLSIEYSGDELHSIDSDIGISVALVVNELIHNCVKHAFKEGTEGKIAVCFQKDGPELEIQVKDDGIGYSPAVKPTLGLDIIRMTVENDLDGEFSIHRIKEGTLASVRFPYKR; encoded by the coding sequence ATGGAACGGACAATGACTGTCCGAGAATTATGTGAGATGCATACTCATTTACTGGACAAGGATATTCAGATTCTTGAAAATCTATCAACGAATTTATCGTTAATAGCTAATTTGAATAAAGCGAATGTGTTTATCGATTGTCCGGTGCTTGAAGGGAAGCATGCCATTGTCGTCGCAGAGGCATGCGGACATTCAGTGAAATCGGTTTATGATCATCCGGTTGTCGGGAAATTTGCCTATGAGGCTTTTGAACCGGCAGTATTTTATGTATTGCGGACCGGTAAGGACATGTTCGTGAATCGGGCATTGACTCAAGAGGGAGCAATGGTCCAGCAAAGTGTCGTTCCAATCAAGGGGGAATGCAATCGGGTCATCGCCGTTTTAATCATGGAAAAGGTGATTCATGAAGAACCTGAAACTTCAAAACAGTTTGATAGGCAAGATCAACAAAATTCCTTAGTTCCTGAATTTATCGAGGAGTCCATTTTCCTGATTAATAACCAAAACCGGCTTGTCTATACGAATCCAGCTGCCATTAATCTAGTATCGGATATATGTATGACGGACTGTGTTTTAGGTGAATCCATTTTCGATTATTTTCCTGGCTTTGCCGATGTTCTTGCTTCAAAAGAAGACATTTTAATGAAGGAAATGAACATTGGTAAAAAGATTTTCCAAATAAAGAAATTCCATTTGGGCAACAAGAATTCCGATGAAACGTTCATCATCATCCGGGACCTGACAGAACTGCGGGATAAAGAGAGAGAGCTGATTAGCAAGTCAGTGGCCATTCGTGAAATTCATCATAGGGTGAAGAATAATTTGCAGACAGTCGCCAGTTTACTTCGGCTGCAAATGAGGATAGGAGCCCCTGAAGAGAGCAAGCCTCATTTATTGGTCAGTTTGAACCGGGTGTTAAGCATATCGTCGGTTTATGAAATCATTTTGGCAAGCAGTCAGGTCGATCATGTGGACCTGCTGGAGCTTATTAGGAAAATTGGCGATATGATCGTTCATACGGAGGGTCATGCCCGTCAAAGCCTGAGCATTGAATATAGTGGTGATGAGCTTCATTCCATTGATTCCGACATTGGCATTTCTGTCGCGCTGGTTGTGAATGAGCTCATTCATAATTGTGTGAAGCATGCTTTCAAGGAAGGGACGGAAGGGAAGATTGCCGTATGCTTTCAAAAGGATGGTCCTGAATTGGAAATTCAAGTAAAAGATGATGGCATCGGATATTCACCGGCAGTGAAACCAACTTTAGGGCTGGATATCATCCGCATGACGGTGGAAAATGATTTGGATGGGGAGTTTTCGATTCATCGGATTAAAGAAGGTACCCTGGCTTCTGTAAGATTTCCATACAAGAGGTAG
- a CDS encoding DUF4023 family protein yields the protein MKSSKEFVESIQEQQKKEEGNFRRQGNGNPAQKLPNKKH from the coding sequence ATGAAAAGTTCAAAGGAATTTGTTGAAAGCATTCAAGAGCAGCAGAAAAAGGAAGAAGGCAATTTCCGCCGTCAAGGCAACGGGAATCCCGCTCAGAAATTACCTAATAAAAAACATTAA